A single Natrinema pellirubrum DSM 15624 DNA region contains:
- the aroA gene encoding 3-phosphoshikimate 1-carboxyvinyltransferase produces the protein MNVTISPSSVAGTARAPPSKSYTHRAILAAGYADGATVRDALWSADTRATARAIGLFGGDVDRGDDGRLEIDGFDGRPDVPADVIDCANSGTTMRLVTAAAALADGTTVLTGDESLRSRPQGPLLEALSDLGAAADSTRGNGQAPLVVTGPLSGGEVSIPGDVSSQYITALLMAGAVTDEGIVIDLETELKSAPYVDITLEVLDDFGVDARHTEDGFAVDGGQSYAPAGGEYAVPGDFSSISYPLAAGAIAADGEGIRIEGAHPSAQGDTAIVEIVERMGADVDWDRESGTIDVAAAPLAGIEVDVEDTPDLLPTIATLGAVADGDTKITNAEHVRYKETDRVSAMAEELGKLGVETTEERDSLTVHGSDSRLEGGTVSGCDDHRIIMALALAGLAADGETTIEGADHVDVSFPGFFDLLEELGVALERRA, from the coding sequence ATGAACGTTACCATCTCCCCCTCGAGCGTCGCCGGTACGGCGCGGGCACCGCCCTCGAAGAGCTACACCCACCGGGCGATCCTCGCAGCGGGCTACGCCGACGGCGCGACCGTCCGCGACGCGCTCTGGAGTGCCGACACGCGGGCGACCGCTCGCGCGATCGGCCTGTTCGGCGGCGACGTCGACCGCGGCGACGACGGCCGTCTCGAGATCGACGGTTTCGACGGCCGGCCCGACGTGCCGGCCGACGTCATCGACTGCGCGAACAGCGGGACGACGATGCGACTCGTCACCGCGGCCGCGGCGCTGGCCGACGGGACGACGGTCCTGACCGGCGACGAGTCGCTTCGCTCGCGGCCCCAGGGGCCGCTGCTCGAGGCGCTTTCCGATCTCGGCGCGGCGGCCGACAGCACCCGCGGGAACGGGCAGGCCCCGCTGGTCGTCACCGGCCCGCTGTCGGGCGGCGAGGTGTCGATCCCGGGCGACGTCTCCTCGCAGTACATCACCGCCCTGCTGATGGCCGGTGCGGTCACCGACGAGGGAATCGTGATCGACCTCGAGACGGAACTCAAGTCCGCGCCGTACGTCGACATCACGCTCGAGGTCCTCGACGACTTCGGCGTTGACGCCCGCCACACCGAGGACGGCTTTGCGGTCGATGGCGGCCAGTCCTACGCGCCGGCGGGCGGGGAGTACGCCGTTCCCGGCGACTTCTCCTCGATCTCGTACCCGCTGGCCGCGGGTGCGATCGCCGCCGACGGCGAGGGGATCCGAATCGAGGGCGCACATCCCAGCGCACAGGGAGACACCGCAATCGTGGAGATCGTCGAGCGGATGGGTGCCGACGTCGACTGGGACCGAGAGTCGGGGACGATCGACGTCGCAGCCGCCCCGCTCGCCGGGATCGAGGTCGACGTCGAGGACACGCCCGACCTCCTGCCGACGATCGCGACGCTGGGGGCGGTTGCGGACGGCGATACGAAGATCACGAACGCCGAACACGTCCGCTACAAGGAAACCGACCGCGTGAGTGCGATGGCCGAGGAACTGGGCAAGCTGGGCGTCGAGACGACCGAAGAGCGGGATTCATTGACGGTCCACGGTAGCGACTCGCGACTCGAGGGCGGGACCGTCTCCGGATGCGACGACCACCGGATCATCATGGCGCTGGCACTGGCCGGCCTCGCGGCCGACGGCGAGACCACGATCGAGGGCGCCGACCACGTCGACGTCTCGTTCCCCGGTTTCTTCGACCTGCTCGAGGAGCTAGGCGTCGCGCTCGAGCGGCGGGCGTAG
- a CDS encoding LolA family protein, whose protein sequence is MNRRRILAAGTGVVLAGCISYPSSDESPSGAEIVQDAVDARRHMSALRARRSMTIETPGETDTRTERIAREPPAKQRIEVLESTDEDVPVGSVSVTNRAQTWEYNPSTGIVELQFHGTKTDTDRTLRVLEALLEEYRLGYAGTEPVDGREAHVIETRPPVEDRGSSIDLVVGDTTYSVPLSADELEELDISRTIWIDDETRYPIKERNAVSDDGETLYAQTVTYEEFTIDDGIDPETFTYQPPADAEVVSDGAKPAGIFRSRDAAADTVPYDLPDPDLPGSYVLDRITVVERKERYGGVTTTLWYDDPNVVARELFVVVREEGRFDPSLDSLERTEVDGQTTYFRDGGVKSFFWDCEDVSYEVSSLVTDDPLREITASIGCS, encoded by the coding sequence ATGAACCGGCGTCGGATTTTGGCGGCAGGAACCGGGGTTGTACTCGCCGGCTGTATCAGCTATCCGAGCAGCGACGAGTCCCCCTCCGGCGCGGAGATCGTTCAGGATGCGGTCGACGCACGTCGCCACATGTCGGCGCTCCGAGCCCGTCGGTCGATGACGATCGAAACGCCGGGCGAAACCGACACGCGGACGGAACGGATCGCCCGCGAGCCGCCGGCCAAACAGCGCATCGAAGTCCTCGAGTCGACCGACGAGGACGTGCCCGTCGGCTCGGTCAGCGTGACGAACCGGGCGCAGACGTGGGAGTACAACCCGTCGACGGGGATCGTGGAACTCCAGTTCCACGGGACCAAGACCGACACGGATCGGACGCTGCGGGTACTCGAGGCCCTGCTCGAGGAGTATCGACTCGGCTACGCCGGGACGGAACCGGTCGACGGGCGGGAGGCACACGTCATCGAGACGCGGCCGCCGGTCGAGGACAGGGGGTCCTCCATCGATCTCGTCGTCGGGGACACCACCTACAGCGTTCCGTTGAGCGCCGACGAACTCGAGGAGTTGGACATTTCCCGGACGATCTGGATCGACGACGAGACCCGCTACCCGATCAAGGAACGAAACGCGGTCAGCGACGACGGCGAAACGCTGTACGCGCAGACGGTCACGTACGAGGAGTTCACGATCGACGACGGCATCGACCCGGAGACGTTTACTTACCAGCCCCCGGCCGACGCAGAGGTCGTCAGCGACGGCGCGAAACCGGCGGGAATCTTCCGGTCCCGCGACGCGGCCGCGGACACCGTTCCCTACGATCTACCCGATCCCGATCTCCCGGGGTCGTACGTACTGGACCGGATCACGGTCGTCGAGCGAAAGGAACGGTACGGCGGCGTGACGACGACGCTGTGGTACGACGATCCGAACGTCGTCGCCCGGGAACTCTTCGTCGTCGTCCGCGAGGAAGGGCGGTTCGATCCGTCGCTCGATAGCCTCGAGCGAACCGAGGTCGACGGGCAGACGACGTACTTCCGGGACGGCGGCGTCAAGAGCTTCTTCTGGGACTGTGAGGACGTGAGCTACGAAGTCTCGAGTCTGGTCACGGACGATCCACTGCGCGAAATTACGGCGTCGATCGGCTGTTCGTGA
- a CDS encoding M24 family metallopeptidase → MNVDVDLAPLREYLAAEGADGYLIDDDASDADQRYVSGFTAPDPYQTLVTADGVHLLVSGLEYGRAAAEAGADSVSRRAAYDYQRLVAEHGQYEGKLRTLAAFLEDHGVDALSVPRTFPTGTADGLREQGVAVTVEPEGIVTDIRATKTEWEVERIRASQRANEAAMARAEELIATADIEDGTLVHDGEPLTSERVTEEIEVTLLRHGCALDETIVACGADGADPHDRGSGPLEADELIVIDIFPRDKETGYFADMTRTFARGDPGEEARRRYEVTHEAYEAALETVAAGVTGADVHGAACDVIEDAGYETLRSDPNTETGFIHSTGHGVGLDIHEQPSVSPSGGDLEPGHVISIEPGIYDPAVGGVRIEDLIVVTEDGYENLTEYRVGLEPTTDARE, encoded by the coding sequence ATGAACGTCGACGTGGATCTCGCCCCGCTGCGCGAGTATCTCGCCGCCGAAGGAGCCGACGGCTACCTGATCGACGACGACGCATCGGATGCGGACCAGCGGTACGTTTCGGGCTTTACCGCACCGGATCCCTACCAGACGCTCGTCACCGCCGACGGCGTCCACCTGCTCGTCTCCGGACTCGAGTACGGACGCGCCGCCGCCGAGGCCGGTGCGGACTCAGTCAGCCGCCGCGCCGCCTACGACTATCAGCGGCTGGTGGCCGAACACGGCCAGTACGAGGGCAAACTGCGGACGCTGGCCGCCTTCCTCGAGGACCACGGCGTCGACGCGCTTTCGGTCCCGCGGACCTTCCCGACGGGGACCGCCGACGGCCTGCGCGAACAGGGGGTCGCGGTAACCGTCGAGCCCGAGGGGATCGTCACGGACATCCGGGCGACGAAAACCGAGTGGGAAGTCGAGCGGATCCGGGCGAGCCAGCGGGCGAACGAGGCCGCGATGGCGCGGGCCGAGGAGCTGATCGCCACCGCCGACATCGAGGACGGCACGCTCGTTCACGACGGCGAACCCCTGACCAGCGAACGCGTCACGGAGGAGATCGAGGTCACCCTGCTACGCCACGGCTGTGCCCTCGACGAGACCATCGTCGCCTGCGGGGCCGACGGTGCGGACCCCCACGACCGGGGCAGCGGGCCGCTCGAGGCCGACGAGTTGATCGTGATCGACATCTTCCCCCGGGACAAGGAGACGGGCTACTTCGCCGACATGACTCGCACCTTCGCCCGTGGCGACCCCGGCGAGGAGGCCCGCCGGCGCTACGAGGTCACCCACGAGGCCTACGAGGCCGCCCTCGAGACGGTCGCGGCCGGCGTGACCGGAGCCGACGTCCACGGCGCGGCCTGTGACGTGATCGAGGACGCGGGCTACGAGACGCTGCGCAGCGACCCCAACACCGAGACCGGCTTCATCCACAGCACCGGCCACGGGGTCGGATTGGACATCCACGAACAGCCCAGCGTCTCGCCCTCGGGCGGCGACCTCGAGCCCGGCCACGTGATCTCGATCGAGCCCGGGATCTACGACCCCGCGGTCGGCGGCGTCCGCATCGAGGACCTGATCGTCGTCACCGAGGACGGCTACGAGAACCTGACCGAGTATCGGGTGGGACTCGAGCCGACCACCGACGCTCGAGAGTGA
- a CDS encoding cupredoxin domain-containing protein: MSRRRMLGLTGVAASTAFIAGCGGNGNGNGDGDGGIEIDPDTQIEFDGQTSGWVGIAPDSIADEENPTLILQEGETYEIGWTTGDGAEHNIAIYDENDEVVDDLATDRVTEPGDDQWLEFEASSEMVTYICEVHPTSMVADIEVE, encoded by the coding sequence ATGTCCCGGCGGCGAATGCTCGGGCTGACAGGTGTCGCAGCATCGACGGCGTTTATCGCCGGCTGTGGTGGCAACGGCAACGGTAACGGCGACGGTGATGGCGGCATCGAGATCGATCCTGATACCCAGATCGAGTTCGACGGACAGACGTCCGGCTGGGTCGGCATCGCCCCCGACTCGATCGCCGACGAGGAGAACCCGACGCTCATCCTCCAGGAGGGGGAAACCTACGAGATCGGCTGGACGACCGGCGACGGCGCCGAACACAACATCGCGATCTACGACGAGAACGACGAGGTCGTCGACGACCTCGCGACCGATCGGGTCACCGAACCCGGGGACGATCAGTGGCTCGAGTTCGAGGCCAGCAGCGAGATGGTCACGTACATCTGTGAGGTCCATCCGACGTCGATGGTCGCCGATATCGAAGTCGAATAG
- a CDS encoding aldo/keto reductase — MEYTRLGDTGTTVSKLCFGTWRFGKESDGTVETDREEAHDLLDACWDHGSNFIDTANVYGDPNGKSERWIGEWLADREDVDREDLVLASKVYFPFDGRGKPGPNDSGLGRKHIRAQIEGTLERLDTDYLDLYYIHRWDEETPIEETMRTLTELVREGKVHYLGASSMAAWKLTKALWTSDAEGLERFDVTQPMFNAADTDDVSDYLDVCADQDIAVCPYSPLAGGFLTGKYERADDGTVIAPDGARGSLTDLFEDRYTSEKAWEVLEAVEGVADEIDATPAQVSLRWLMEQDRFTCVPIVGARTPAQLEENVGAVDLELSDEQFERIDAARGPDDDGYR, encoded by the coding sequence ATGGAGTACACTCGGCTCGGCGATACCGGAACGACCGTTTCGAAGCTCTGCTTCGGCACCTGGCGCTTCGGGAAGGAAAGCGACGGCACCGTGGAGACTGACCGCGAGGAGGCCCACGACCTGCTCGACGCCTGTTGGGACCACGGGAGCAACTTCATCGATACGGCCAACGTCTACGGCGATCCCAACGGGAAAAGCGAGCGCTGGATCGGCGAGTGGCTCGCGGATCGCGAGGACGTCGACCGCGAGGATCTCGTACTCGCCTCGAAGGTCTACTTCCCCTTCGACGGCCGCGGCAAGCCGGGGCCGAACGACTCCGGCCTCGGGCGCAAGCACATCCGGGCCCAGATCGAGGGCACGCTCGAGCGACTCGACACCGACTACCTCGACCTCTATTACATCCACCGCTGGGACGAGGAGACGCCGATCGAGGAGACGATGCGAACACTGACCGAACTCGTCCGCGAGGGCAAGGTCCACTATCTGGGTGCCTCGAGCATGGCCGCCTGGAAGCTCACCAAGGCGCTGTGGACGAGCGACGCCGAGGGCCTCGAGCGCTTCGACGTGACCCAGCCGATGTTCAACGCTGCCGATACGGACGACGTGAGCGACTACCTCGACGTCTGTGCGGATCAGGACATCGCGGTCTGTCCGTACTCGCCGCTGGCCGGCGGCTTCCTCACCGGGAAGTACGAGCGGGCCGACGACGGCACCGTGATCGCGCCCGACGGCGCTCGCGGCAGCCTCACGGATCTGTTCGAGGACCGCTACACGAGCGAAAAGGCGTGGGAGGTCCTCGAGGCCGTCGAGGGCGTCGCCGACGAGATCGATGCCACGCCGGCACAGGTCTCGCTGCGGTGGCTGATGGAGCAGGACCGCTTTACCTGCGTGCCGATCGTCGGCGCTCGGACGCCCGCTCAACTCGAGGAGAACGTCGGCGCGGTCGACCTCGAGCTGTCCGACGAGCAGTTCGAGCGGATCGACGCGGCTCGCGGGCCGGACGACGACGGCTATCGCTGA